Genomic DNA from Oxyura jamaicensis isolate SHBP4307 breed ruddy duck chromosome 23, BPBGC_Ojam_1.0, whole genome shotgun sequence:
CCGTGGCCCCTGAGCCCCTCTGTGTTCCTCTAGGGGAAGAGTCTGGCAGCAAGAAGAGCCTTGTCTACCACCTCAGTGATGGCATCTATGGCACCTTCAGCTGCGTCCTGTTTGACAGCCCCTGCCCGAAGCCTCTGCTGCACAAGGTGAGGGTCTTTTCTGGCATGAGGGGAGCCCAGCAGGTCCCTCAGTGGTGTCAAACGTCCATGGCAAGTGCCTGGGCCTGCCTCTGGGCTTGGCGAGCCAGTATGGGGTGGTAAGTCAGGCTGTACAGATGCTATCTGGCCACCTGGGAGACAAAGAACCTTTGGGAAAGGTGAAAACCATCCTTTCAGGCTGGTCTTTAAAGCTGGTGAAAGAACACCGAGACAGACCTGTCACTGGATACCTTCCATGGGCATCAAGGCAGACTGGTCCGGGCTCTAGCCACCTGGGTTAATTTTAAGAGCATGTCTTTTGGTTTGGGGCCAGATTTGCACCCTACATAAAACAGCGCTGTGGTGCAGCTGCCCTCATTCCCTGTGGCTGCCCAATCTTTCCTCCGTAGAAGCCCTGCCCAGGCCACCTCTTATGCAGCAGCCTCCGGGGTCCACCAGGGCACTCAGAGGACCGGATTGCTGAAGGCATGGAGCTGCCTGACCTGCAGGACGGCGACTGGCTGATTTTCCAGGACATGGGTGCATACACCATCGCCGCTTCATCCCTGCTGGGTGGGTGCTCCCAGCCACAGGTCACCTACGCCATGTCACGCCTGGCCTGGTAAGAGACCGTCCTCGTGAGCAGGGCCTGGGGCTTCCAGAGGGAGGCTCCGAACAGCCCCCAGTCTGGGCTCTCTGACCAGGGGAGAGGGTCAGATCTGAGGGGCAGACCCTGGGGATTCAGGGTAAAAACCTGGCCACTGGGGTTATTAAATAACTAGCCAGTTTTTAAAACCTGAACCACTTTTTCACTGGAGAAGCCATGGGCAGCTCAACTCTGGCCGTGCAgacggggctggggctctggAGAAGCGAGAGCCCCCAAGTTTCCTTTCCTCGGGCCCACCCTGCGGCATGTCATGAGTGGGTACCCTCGCGCCCCCCCGGGTGTCTTGTGCTTGCAGGAAGGCCATCCAGCTCTTCCAGGGGAAGCCGCTGCCGGCAGAAGATGACCATGAGAGCGCCTGCACCCCCTTGTCGTGCGGCTGGGAGATGGTGGAGTCGCTCTGCGTCCCCCCGGTTTTTGCTCCAGCCGGCATCATCTGAGCAGCACGGGGATGGGGaaggtgctgtgccagcaccccTGTGCCCGCACCCTGTCCTGGGACCCCCGGGCAGCCCTCAGTGCCCCGCATGgatcctgctgctcctgctcgtgtggtgctgtgtgcctgctgcaggggctgggcgGGCAGGCCGACGGGTTTGGgttcttttttaaagagttaTGGTAATAAACGGTTGTTGAGCGTGGCTCGGGTTCTCGGGAGCCCCTGggctcttcctcccctccctgtgcCTGAGGTGGCAGAGGAGCCGGCTCTGTTAAGCAGGTAGCTGCATAACAAGGCTGTGCTCGTTAGggaagctggggctgttcaCCCAAGGCTTGGGGGCTGTGTTCAGGCATCTGGAGGGACCCCAGGGCcttggcggggggggggggggggggggggggggggaaaggggggggggctcggggatgTGGGTACAGCTGGGAGGGAGGCTGGGTGGCACCCTAATGAGCCCTCCCTAATgagccctcctgcctgctgtcaCAGCACTGTGGTGGGGGGAGGCCACAAAAGCCAAAGAATGGGGACGCTGTGAGACCCTGAAAGCCAGAGACTttgggcactgggagcactgggggcaCTGTGCGCTGGGAGCATTGGGCACTGGGGTCACTGGGAGCGCTATGAGCACTGGGCACTGGGAAcgctgggagcactggggatATTGGGGACACTGGGAGCAGTGTGCACGGGGGAtgctggggacactgggagtgctgggagcactgggaacACTAGGGGCACTGTGCACTGGGgtcactgggagcactgggggcaGTGGGaacactgggagcactgggagcactaGGGACATTGGGGACACTGGAAGCACTGAggttactgggagcactgcaAGTGTTGGGCACTGGGAGTACTGGGGACGCTGGGAtcactggtggcactggggtCACTGGCCCCACCCCCGGCAGGGGGCGCCGGGGCGCGGCGGGCGCTCCACCCTCCACGCCACCAGGGGGCGCTGCCGGGAAGTGCCGCCAGTGCCCGTGCCGCCGGCTCGGCCGTAAAGCGCGGCGCGGAGGTCGCGGCGGCGGTCGCGCTTGACGGCGGCGGGCGTCGCGCAAGGCGGGTGAAGGACGGCGGGCGCTGCCCGTGCCGGTGCCCGTGTCCGCCGCCATGCCGTTCCTGGACCTGCAGCGGCAGCTGGGCCTCGACCTGGACCGCTGGCTGCTGCGGCAGAGCACGACGCAGCCCTACGGCAAGGCCGGGGTCTGCCACGCCTTCGAGCGGGAGTGGGTGGAGTGCGGGCACGGCCTGGGCCAGACGCGGGCCCGCCGCGAGTGCCAGCCCGAGTACGAGGACTTCATGGAGTGCATGCACCGCACCAAGCTGGTGAGCGCCGCCCGCCGGCTGCGGCTGCCTCTGGGCCCCTCTGTGCCCGcagggggctggcagaggggctCTGGTCAATGGGGGGGAGGGGCACATGAGCGCCTCGGGGGGTTGCGGATGCCTCGGGTGGAAAGGGGATTCGGGGGGGTAGcggggtgctggggcttggTCAGGGACTTGTGTGTGGCAGCTTAACTGAAGAGCTGAGGCACGTGGAGGGTCAGctttcacagaaagcagagagcttTCTGTAATATTTACTAGTAAAGATTGTAATATTTACTAGTAAAATGTGTCGTGGCAGCGTGAGAATGCCCAGGGGAAGGGTTAGTGCGTGCACGAAGCTCCCTTGGGGCTGTGCCAGGGTTCCGCTAGAGGCCGTGTGAGTGCTGGTAACCGCTGTGATGCCTGTTACATGTCCATGTCAACTTTCCTGTGTGCTTTGTCAGGCTGCGCGTCTGAAAAAGATCCTGGAGCAGAGGGACAAGATGATCAAAGAAGGGAAGTACACCCCACCTGACTACCGCAGCAGCCAGGAAGAGCCCAGGCCTTGACGCTCTGGGACCTGACATCAGTTGTCTGCAGCCAAGGGAGTGAAGCCCCTGGAAGGAAAGCGCCTGGCACAGCTGGGCTCCGCTGCGGCTGGTCCATGCACCGCGGGGTCGGGGCTGCCTGACAGCCTTGCCCTGACTGGAGGGGAATGACACCTGTGTCAGGCATTAATGCTGCGCTAGTAAACATCTCCTTGAGAACAGCAGTCGGCTTTGTTGCGTCTTTCTGAATAAAGTATGGTTTGAGTGTCTCTGTAGCCCTCCTGCCAGGTTAACACCCTGaggtgctgccctgctgctggggatgaCCAGGAGCTGTGCCCCTCTGACGAGGGCAGCCATGGCCCTTGGTGCTTGTGTTCCCTCCCTGCCTCACTTGCAGGCAGGGCAGTCAGTCCCAGAAATGTGTGGGGATAGCCTTAAGGAGTAAAAACCAATCCAAACTTGTTCTGCAAAGCTCCCTCCTAAAGAAATGTCTGTGCCTAGTGCAGATTTGCAGGCAGGATACGTGGCTGGGCTGTTCCCAATCGCTTTCCAGTTAGAGGTATTGGTGTGTGAGGTGAAAACCTGCTTAAAACACCTCTCCTTCACTAGGAGTTGGGGCAGAAACAGCCAGGTCCTGTTTCTCTCCTGCCTTTTTGGTCTGTGTGAGGTCTGTTTCCCCTGTTCGGGGGCTGGGAGGCCTTGCTCTGAAACCCGGTGCGTCAGCGCATCCGTTGAGCCTGGCAGCGAGCAGCAGGCCCTGCTgatggcagctgcagcagccctggctgctgtcCCGTGGTCCTGGCCgctggggctgcctgcaccACCCTCCTTCCTTTAAAAGGGAGGATTTTCCACGTTCCTCCCCAATCCAGCGTGGTTTTGTAACAGCATTAAAGCAAGTGAGTACCTGGAAGCAGAGAGGGGAAATATCTGCTTTAATCCAGGGTTTTAATGCCGGTGATTGTGGGTTTAATGCTTAATCTTTGACACAGGTGGAGCATGTGAGGTTCCCGATCCTCCCAAAGAAGGCTCATCGCTTGTCTTCGGATGAGAACAGGCAACGGGCTGCCTGTTCTTGGGGCTGAAGATGACCATGACAGGCCCGTTGTTCCCcaaaacatgttaaaaatgaCTGGTGTGGTGGGAGAGGACGGCTGGTATCACAACCAGCGTGTGTTCTGGTAGCCTCCTCCTGAAAACTGGGGGGCTGGCATGGCTGCAAGGGGCGAGCTGCACCTCAGTGAGGCACGGCACCGCAGGTGAGGGCACAAAAGCTTCCCCGTGTCCCTCCCCCTGCTGCTTGGGTCTCTTACAGCTGCGGAGCCCAAACTGCCCCATGCTTGGCTCCCGCACCTCGGTGGGCACCTGGGTCCCTCCTGGAGGGAGAAGAGGCTGGAACACAGCCCTGGTTCCGTGCTTGGATTTTGCCCTCTGATGTGACgcagctgcctgctgtgtttggggctctgctccctgaCAAACCCACAGTGTCCTGGGGCATGCAGGGAGCTGGACGATGGCGGAGTCCCGTTATTGCACGTGGTCGAGCACGCGGGGGAAGTCCCTGGGCCTCGCTCACCCCCGGAGCAAGGCTGCTGCGTCCTCACCGGTGTGGTCCCAGGGGGATTTGCCCTTTGCAGGGCTCGTGCTGCCCCTCGCCGCTCCCCCCGGCAGCTCCATTGCGGCGGGAGgctgctcccttcccccagccccagatGGAGCCTCGCTGGGCCCAGATGGGTGCCCGCCGCTCGGGCTGATTCATCGCGCGCGGGGGACGGAGCTGCCTTCCTGGCAGAGGCTGGCAGAAgtggggggcagccccaggagccctGAGAGCCCCGAGACCTGGGTCTGGGTCTGGGAGTTCTGAGCTGGTTTGGGATCAGCCTCGACGTGAGGAGGCtgcccctgctcagccctgcgCTCACACCGCTGCTTGTGAGTTCCCTCTGTTCTGGGTTATGCCAAAACCACC
This window encodes:
- the NDUFS5 gene encoding NADH dehydrogenase [ubiquinone] iron-sulfur protein 5, with protein sequence MPFLDLQRQLGLDLDRWLLRQSTTQPYGKAGVCHAFEREWVECGHGLGQTRARRECQPEYEDFMECMHRTKLAARLKKILEQRDKMIKEGKYTPPDYRSSQEEPRP